A region of the Hylaeus volcanicus isolate JK05 chromosome 5, UHH_iyHylVolc1.0_haploid, whole genome shotgun sequence genome:
AAACATGACTTCATAGGAGGCGGTTGTTGCCTGAAagcaaagaaacaaaacataGAAAGAGTAGTATGCcattatatattcatgtattactgtatgtattattatttttatcaataaaattcttatcatATTAAGTACATTataatgcaattaattttatgactTATATGttactatgaaataaaattagtatttgcatgctttgttatataaaaatgtaatataaaattgagttATACCAGTGGTACCTGAATGTTGGAGCAGGTGGACCTGGTGCTGGGGGTAATGGTCTTGGTTCTGGTTTACTTGGACCTTGAAGGGGTTGAGGGGCAAGGAAAGGTGTAGAACTACCTGGATGACCAGGATGGTGTAAGGCAAGTGGAGGTAATAAATCTTCACCCCGTACTTCCACCCTCCATTCTGCCTTCTGCATTGGACGGTCAAAATAGCTGCGAACAAACCATCTACGCGATAAAAGTTATATTCatagtttcattaattttaaccaaagataattattaaaaaaacaagcaACAAGAAACAAGATAGATTATTACAGTATACTTACTCTGGTGAAATGAGATCTGATTCAGTTTCATACAATTCTGGTAACCTTTCTAGTCCTAGGAATTCTCTGCGCATACGATCAATGTCATGCTTCAAGGGTTGATAGTCGttattatgaattaattttgcagtCTCCCTTGCTTTGTTCCTAGCTTCCTCTGCTTGTTTAATGACAGCTTCCATCTGAAATTGTTACATAAATGATTACACGTTCAGTTTACTTTAAAGATGACATTACAATAATCACATATTATACCGCATTAATATCTGCGTGTATTTGACGCAATTCTTCGACATGTGCCATTTTTTCTTGCATAAGAAGATCCATTTCCTGTTTGTATTctattaaacatttctcttcTTGTTCGGTCTGTTCTACTTCTTGTAAAATCctctgtttcattttctccAATTGAACAGTCTTCGACCTGGTAGAAAGAAGAAAGCtatttattcgatgaaaaacTACATACACATATCGTGAAATGTACAATATTAGCAGTATGCAAAGCTGTTTTACAATTtacagatttttataaaattctatcgaatTCACGAAAGAGTGTTGAGAATATAAACTCGAGTATATACTTGATGTCTTTCAGAGCTTCCAACTTGGCAAAAATAACCGTGGTTTCAGTAGCAGACATCATTAGACGCTTATTGGCACTGTTGTTTAGACAAGTCCTGTCAAACGGAAGACAACTTGTTTATGAAATAAACGCGGCGAATTCGGGAGCGGCACGTTTTTCGTCAAGGCATAGCGAAGTAAATATTGGCGAAAGAATCGATACGACACTACGTGTCCGatagtttcattgaaaatcaAACGGAATCGTTGGACTCGcaattgtattttcaaaaattaaccAACGCCATTGAAGTGTAATACAATCAGTGTCGCCAGATTTGGCGTTTGCGAGTCACGGAAATACGACGAATCTACTGTGCTATCGACATGCCATCTAATGCCATCTAGCAGAACGCTGCGGAACAAACGCATGCCAATACACGAGTCGTGCGTACGtatgtgaaaaattgaaacggtGCAGTGGCGGCAAAAACCATACATGTGAATTCGAAGCGAACAatctgtttaatttcattaaacgaCGATCGTACTCCGCAATAGCGTAGTTTCATGgtcgatataataattttcaaccccTATGGTTAGGTGCTCATCATATATTATATCTAGTGGTGTATGTATaaggaattaattaactataattttaagtacctttatttctaacaataattttttccctATTTCTATCACATCGTTATAGTAAGAAAGTCATCGTTGAGATTTTTATGGTATACCTGAGAGGTACTCACTTTTTcttctatcgttttatatgTGTTTCTACAGGCTAATTAACACACCAAAGCTATATTTTACCCTGAGCGAATAAGACACTATCCGAATGACTATTTTACCAATCGTTAGAAACAAATAGTCGTGCGGTGTCccttttcgttatttattattcgaataaactaTTGGTCACCTCGGCTTTCAAACGAGTCGATGAGAAAAGATGATGGCCATGATCGGTGATACCTTGGCGGATACATGTTCTGCAGACAATTGAAGGAGTCTGAGCGTTGCAGGCATAAAACATCCTCGCGCGGTGGTAGGAATGCCCAATCAGCCGCGTAGATCGTCTCCGTACCCCGGCGGCCCAGTTACTGACCGAATTTTTACAATGATCCAGATAAGAGACCGTCGGAAAAGCAACGGCCGTGTTGGTCACGATGGCCTCGTCTTCTCCCCCAGCCTATTCGTCGTCACGACGGCCGCCCGAACCATCAGTCCTCCTCCTACTTAGCGGCGGGTACAAACTTCTGCAGTTCGTGTGACTAAGCACCGACAAAGTTTTGAGTGTCTCTGAAGCTCCGCGAGCTGTGAATATAGGACAGAGGAGAGTGCCCCCCGACGGGCGTAAAGTCGAGAGGTGGCTACGAC
Encoded here:
- the LOC128877081 gene encoding zinc finger C4H2 domain-containing protein isoform X3 encodes the protein MMSATETTVIFAKLEALKDIKSKTVQLEKMKQRILQEVEQTEQEEKCLIEYKQEMDLLMQEKMAHVEELRQIHADINAMEAVIKQAEEARNKARETAKLIHNNDYQPLKHDIDRMRREFLGLERLPELYETESDLISPDYFDRPMQKAEWRVEVRGEDLLPPLALHHPGHPGSSTPFLAPQPLQGPSKPEPRPLPPAPGPPAPTFRYHWQQPPPMKSCLSCHQQIHRNAPICPLCKAKSRSRNPKKPKKKD
- the LOC128877081 gene encoding zinc finger C4H2 domain-containing protein isoform X1, translating into MMSATETTVIFAKLEALKDIKSKTVQLEKMKQRILQEVEQTEQEEKCLIEYKQEMDLLMQEKMAHVEELRQIHADINAMEAVIKQAEEARNKARETAKLIHNNDYQPLKHDIDRMRREFLGLERLPELYETESDLISPEWFVRSYFDRPMQKAEWRVEVRGEDLLPPLALHHPGHPGSSTPFLAPQPLQGPSKPEPRPLPPAPGPPAPTFRYHWQQPPPMKSCLSCHQQIHRNAPICPLCKAKSRSRNPKKPKKKD
- the LOC128877081 gene encoding zinc finger C4H2 domain-containing protein isoform X2, whose translation is MMSATETTVIFAKLEALKDIKSKTVQLEKMKQRILQEVEQTEQEEKCLIEYKQEMDLLMQEKMAHVEELRQIHADINAMEAVIKQAEEARNKARETAKLIHNNDYQPLKHDIDRMRREFLGLERLPELYETESDLISPEWFVRSYFDRPMQKAEWRVEVRGEDLLPPLALHHPGHPGSSTPFLAPQPLQGPSKPEPRPLPPAPGPPAPTFRQQPPPMKSCLSCHQQIHRNAPICPLCKAKSRSRNPKKPKKKD
- the LOC128877081 gene encoding zinc finger C4H2 domain-containing protein isoform X4; this encodes MKQRILQEVEQTEQEEKCLIEYKQEMDLLMQEKMAHVEELRQIHADINAMEAVIKQAEEARNKARETAKLIHNNDYQPLKHDIDRMRREFLGLERLPELYETESDLISPEWFVRSYFDRPMQKAEWRVEVRGEDLLPPLALHHPGHPGSSTPFLAPQPLQGPSKPEPRPLPPAPGPPAPTFRYHWQQPPPMKSCLSCHQQIHRNAPICPLCKAKSRSRNPKKPKKKD